Sequence from the Nitrosopumilus maritimus SCM1 genome:
TAATAAAAAACCAAAATGACATTCCAGCAGTAACTGCTAGAGATTTAAATCTGGGGGAGGATGATTGCATATTAAATCGGATAAATGAATGCAACCAATCCTGATTGGGCTAATGATGTAATTCCTATTAGTACAATTAATAATACAATAATTGGAAACATATAGAATTTTCTTTTTTTAACATATAGTTGAAAAATCTCTTTAATTACTGATAAACGTGACATAAGTGTGCTGTAATTTTTGGATATTTAGTTTTATTCAATATTTTAAATTAAAATGAATAAAGAATAATCATTTGTTCAAAAAAATTGGTAAATATTTATTAGATGGATCTCCAAATTATTGCGATTAACAATTCAAAAATAGCCATTTTTTAATTAGTAACTGGCTTAGGGGATGCTTTGTCTTTAATTCCCTTCCAACTAGAAAGAGTGGTAAGAGTTGAAAAACACATCCATCTTCCATCATCTCTATTCCAATCTATATCTGAATCAGGATCAATTGGATCTACCCCGTGAGATATTTGTGGGTAAAATGCTATAGCATCACCCGGTGAAACTAAATTATCTACAAAAAGTTTCTCATTATTTTCATCTCTTACGAATAAACCTCCTTTTTTGTAATCTTTAGGGGCTGAGCTAAGGATCGTATCAATAACAAGTTTCTGACCTATATCGGGATCTTTGTGTTCTTGCATGTACCCACCTCCACATGGATATTGTTGAATACTCGGAATCGAAATAAAATCATCATCTAAATTATTTAATGCATAATCTTCCTTTAATCCTGAAATTAAATTTCTTAATCTAAATTGTCTTTTAAAATAATTTGCAATAGGATTTGTTTCTGAATTCCAATAAAAAAAACAATAAAGATGATTTATTCTTTTAACTTGTGATTTTTCTGGATTGTTATCTATTCTGTGAAAATTTGGAATGTTTAAATCAATTTCAGGACAAGAATCATGATTATTTTTTGCAAATTCTCGTGAAAATTCTCTAATTTCTTGTGCTTCTTTTTGAGAAAGCAGATTCTTAATAATTACTAAATTTTTTGATAGGATATTTTCCTTAATTTCATCAATGGATTTGTCTAATTTACACTCATCTCTATTCCTATCTAAAACATTAACTTCTAAAATTTTCAATATTTTGTGATGATGTCATCTATATAAAAACATGTTTTTAAATCTAATTTTTGATTTTATCACACATACCAATAAATTCTTAAAAATGAACATGTGTGAATTTTAGATGATAACAATGAAATCTTTTTCTGCATTAGACCGAGTTTTTGTAATTGCTGAAGCTGGTTCTAATTGGAAATGTGGTGATTACTCTGACGATTTGGAACAAGCAAAAAAATTAATTGAAACTGCAGCAAAAGCCGGAGCAGATGCTGTAAAATTTCAAACTTACAAACCTGAAACAATTTATGTTTCAGATGCAGGTAACAGTGATTATTTAGAAAAATATGGGATAAAAGAAAACATTAATGAAATTTTTGAACACTTATCCATGCCATATGAGATGATTCCTGAATTAAAGAAATATTGTGATGAAAAAAATATTCAATTTATGTCCACACCATTTTCAGTTCAAGATGCAAAAGAAGTTGATAAATTTACAGAAATTCATAAAGTTGCTTCATTTGAAATAAACCACATACGATTGCTAGAATTTTTGGCTAAAACTCAAAAACCCATAATTGTTTCAACGGGTGCTAGTACATTCAAAGAAATTGATTTTGCAATAAATCTAATTAGAAAGAACGGCAATGATAATATTGCTTTAATGCAATGCACCTCAAAATATCCCTGCCCTATTGATTCATTAAATCTAAAAACTATTTCAACGATGGGACAAAAATACAAAATTCCTGTTGGTCTTTCAGATCATTCATTAGATCCCATCATTGGACCTATCACTGCAATTTCCCTTGGTGCAAAATTTATTGAAAAACACTTTACTTTAGACAAAAATTTACCTGGGCCAGATCACCCTTTTGCATTAAACCCAGATGAACTAGAATTAATGATTACTTCAATCCGTAATACTGAAAAAGCTCTTGGAACAGGCATAAAAGAAATTTTACCTGTTGAAGACGAACTCAGAAAATTTGCCAAACGTTCAATTCAAGCAATTCAAGATATTAAAAAAGGTGATTTATTGATTGAAGGACAAAATTTTGAAATTCTTCGACCTGGGAACAGATTAAGAGGAATGGATCCACTTTATCTAGATACTATTTCTGGAAAAAAATCCAAAAAAGATGTTCAAAAAGGTGATGGAATCATTGATGTAGAATAATGTTAATTACTAAACTTATTTACATTTTGAATTATTTTATCTACATCATTTTCAGAAAGGTTTGGATGTATGGGTAATGTGACAATTTTTGATGCTACAGATTCTGTTATTGGTAATTTTACTTTATTTTTATAAAATTTCATTTTATGTATGGGAGAATAATGAGTTCCTATTTCAATTCCTTTCTCAAATAATTTTTTCATAAATTTTTCTCTATTATCAACCTGAATCCAGAAAAAGTGATATGAACAATCTTGAGAAAATGGCATTTTTTCTTCAAGATTGATTTCTGTTGAATATTGTTTCGCAATTTTTTTCCTAATTTTATTCATTTTATCGAGTTTCTTTAACTGTTCTAAACCGATCACAGCTGAAAATTCATTAAGATAAGCATTCCATCCCAACTCTGTAATATCATATTGTGAGTTGTGCCTATTTGATATGCCACACCATCTTTTTATTTTTATTAAATTAGAATTTACTTTATTTTTTTTACCATTGAGTGTTATGGCTCCCCCATTCGGCATTGCCAAATTTTTTACAGGATGAAAACTAAAGCAAATCGCTTCACTTACAGTACCAATCTTTTTCTCTTTGTATTTTGCACCTGCTGCATGAGCAGCATCTTCAACAAGATTTATTTGATTTTCTTTACAAATTTTCCTAATTTTATCTAAATCTGCAGGAAATCCTCCAAAATGAACTGGAATAATTACTTTGGTTTTTCTTGTAATGTGTTTTTTTATTTTTTCTACATCTATACACAATGTTTTAGGATCTACATCAACAAAAACTGGTTTAGCATTGTTATATAATGCTGAATGTGCAGTTGATACAAAGGAAAGAGATGGCATAATTATTTCACTATTTTTTACATCAAACAATGATACAGCTAATTGAAGTGCTGATGTGCCATTGTTAACAGTAACACAACTATTTGAGCCAATGTACTCATTGAATTTTTTCTCAAATTTTTGTACATTCCCAACACCTGAACCCGATGCCCAATAACCACTTTTTAGAACTTTATTTATTGCAATTTCTTCTTTAGTTCCAATAATAGGATCAAAAAGTTTTATTCTTTTTTTCATTTTAGATTTTTCTCTTTTACAAGTTCAAAAGTATATTGAATTAATTTAAATCCATTATTTTTATAGAATGTTATCAAACTTTTATTTTTATAATTTGTATTTGCTAGATACCTAGATTTTGGGTGTTTCTCTAGAATTAATTCCAATACATGATTCATATTTTTGTTAGAATCAAATTTTGGTAAAAAATGCATAGAAATTTCATCTTGTTTACTAATATATGTAGAACCAATCTTTTTTTTATTTTCAAAAATAATATACCATTTTTGATAAGGTTTAGATTTGACAAACTTTGTATGTTCATTATAACTAGGCATATTCTTATGTGAAATATTTTCTAATGGTTTTCTTAATTTGAGAAGTTGATATAAAAATCGAATATCTTTCTCATCCACCAATTTTAAAATAATTGTCATTTTCTTCTTTTCCTTATATTGATTATATAAAATGAATTAAAAACAATTAAGTTATTTTGTTTTAATTTAACAAATATTGTGATTGATATTGTTTGTTTTTTATCTAGGCCTCATGGATTTGCGGTACTAGAAAAACTAATTAAAATAAAAAAATTTAACATATTAAAATTATACACACATTCTTTAAATCCAAAATCCCAAGATCCAAACAGATCAATTAGAACTGATTTTAAATTATTTCAACAAATATGTGAACAAAATAATATAGATTTAGAATCAATTGATTCAAAAGAATCTGAAATTACTTCTTTCCCAAACTGTGATTATATAATAGAAGTTTCATGGCGTTATTTAATTCCCACAAAAATTTTATCACTAGCTAGAAAAGACGCATTTGGAATACATCGAGGTAAATTACCTGATTATGCAGGTGCAGAACCAATAAAACAAGCATTGTTAAAAAATGATAATAAAATTATTCTGTCTGCCCATTATTTAGCTAATAAAATTGACATGGGAAATGTCATAGATACTGTAGAACATGATGTGAATTATGATAAAAGTAAATCTTTTGAGGAAAATATTCAGAGACTTAGAGATGAAATAACACCATTTTTCCCTCAATTGGCAATATCTGCAATAAATGTATTAGAAGAAAAAAATTCTGATTAATATGAAATTCTGTAATGTTGGTATAATTATTCAAGCAAGAACTGGTTCTGATAGATTCCCAAAAAAGGTTCTTGCATCTATTGAAAAAAAACCTATGATTTGGCATATTGTCAATAGATGCAAAAAAGTCAAAAATATTGATAAAATTATTTTGGCTACTACAACACTAAAAGAAGACTATCCTTTAATTTCATTAGCAAAAAAAAATAAGATAGAATATTTTCGTGGTTCTAAGAATGACGTGTTAGATAGATTTTACCAATGTTCAACTTCAAATAATTTAGATATCATAATACGAATAACAGGAGATTGCCCCTTAGTAGATCCAAAACTAATTGATCAATTTTTAGATTTTTTCTCTCATAAAAAATATGATTATGTTAGTAATACTATTAATCCAACATATCCTGATGGTCTCGATATAGAAATTTTTTCCTTTAAAGCATTAAAAAAAGCATGGAATATGTCTAAAAAAAAATCAAATAGGGAACATGTTACTACATTCATAAAACATCATCCTGAAAAATTTAAAATTAAAAATTTTGAAAATAATACTAATTTATCAAATTATAGATTGACTGTAGATCATAAAAATGATCTAAAATTAATTCGGAAAATTTACAAAGAATTTCGTCCTAACATTAAATTTAGTACCAAATCAGTAATTTCATTGTTAAACAAAAATCCTGAATTATTCAAAATCAATCAGAACATATCTAGAAATGAAGGTTATGAAAAATCTCTTTTAAATGATAACTAATATCTAATGTATTGAACCTTTCCTTTTTTAGCAGATTCTAATGCAGCATTACCAATTTTCAAAGTTTCTAATGCATCCCATCCATCAATGGTGGGTTTTGTATCCTTAATTATAGATGAAATAAAATCATACATTTCTTTTTGATACATTTCATTAACTTTTTCTGAAATTTTTTGAATTTTTCTTTGGGTATCTAATTTTTGAGATGTAATAGTAATATTCGCTATATTTTGATAATTTTTATTTTTTTTCTTTATATTGAAATCCCAATTGAATTCTTTATCTTCAAATAATATCTTACAATTTCTTTGATAGCTTGGTCTTAAAAAATCTAAAGTAAGATTAGCTATCGTACCTTTTTTGAATTTTAATACTATTGATGCTAAACTTTCAGAATATTTACTTAATTTGGGAGTTTTAATTGATTGACAATAAACAGATTCTACTTTATCTTCCAATAACCATTTGATTAAATCATATTCATGTGAATCATCAAGGATAATTCCGTTATTTTTTTTCAAAATATAGTGGTTTTTGAAATTGCTATTTGGATGCCAATATTTGATATGATGACCAAAATTACTAGAAATTAGATACGGAGATTTATTCTGTTTTTTCAAAATATTTTTTAATTCATTTAATCCTGAATTATATCTAAAATTATATCCAACAAAAATTTTCAATTTCTTTGAATCCGCATTTTTTAAGAGGAGTTTTACTTTGTTAGGATCATGTGAAATCGGCTTTTCGATAAAAATATGTGATGATTTTTTCAAACACTTTTCAGCTAATGTGATGTGTGATGCAGGATCTGTACATATTATTGATAAGTCAGGATTAACTGAAAGTGATTTGTCTGTTGAAAAATGTCCTTTAACATTATACTTGGCTTCTAATTTCTTTACTTTGTTTTTATCAAAATCAACTATATGTAATGAATTCACTCCAAAATTTTTTAGATTATAGATATGGCGTTCCCCAATAGATCCACACCCAATTACTACAACTGTTAATTTTTTGATTTTTTTAGAAAAATCATTCATTACCATTCCTCATTTTAGAAATATAAAAATTAGAATGTTTAGATTTAGCTGAAAATGTAAAATTCATTTTTTTTCTACAAGTTTTGCTTGTAAGAATTTATTCACATAATCTAACAAAACAAAAAAATCTAAATTTAATTTTTCAGCAATTTCTACTATTGAATTATCTCCTTCAAATTCAAGAAAAATTTTTTCCAACATTTTATTTAATTCTAAATCATCTCTCCAGTCTACCCATAATCCGTATTTTGAAAGGTGTGGTGGACCTTTAAATTTTCTAATTGGCGTGTAGTTATTTTCTAATGCCTCCAAAATCTTTAAAACCAATTTTTTAGATTCTTCTAAATTTTCTTTTTTTATAATTGAAATATTGTCATCACTGGTATGGTATTCTGGATATGGCCATCTGCTGATTGAAATCATTGGTATGTTTACTCCTGGACCATTGAAAACCATTTCATCATTACTTATAATTTCACGGAAGTCTCCTGTTTTGAATTCTTTCTGATTATGTTTAATTACATTCTCTGCAATTTTATCAATTTCAGTATTTTTTTGCCTACTAAATTGTAATGAATGAAAATTATCATTTCCTAACATTTCTAAAAATAATCCAAATTTCATGTCTGAAATTAATTCTTCATTTTGACTAAGATAAGCTATTGAACCTATTGTTTCAGGGAGGAATAAAATTCTGTAACTATATTTTAGATTATTTTTTTCTAAAAGATTTTTTCCTATATCTACTAAAACAGAAACGCCTGAAAGATCATCATTTGCCATTGCAGGATGGCATAAATGTGCAACAAGAACAATGGTTTCTTTTAATTCTCCTTTAACGAATAATTCTCCAATTTTTAATTCTCCTTCTTTAAATTCAGAATTTATAACTACATGGTAATTTTTTTCAGTAAAATCTTTTAATTTGTTAAATTGTACACAAAAACCCCAATCGTTCTGATAATATTTGTAATCAAATGGAATGGCATTTGGCCTTTCTTTATTTGATGATAAATGTTTCATTAATTCTTCTTTAGAAATTATTTTATCAATTGGAGTAGAATATGATGCTAAATGAAGTGGATGATCTTTTACATCAATAATTTTCCCCCCATTATTTTCAATAAAAGCTTCTTTAACTTCCCATGCTAAGGGAACTTCCCATGTCCAACATTTTGTTCCCGAAGGAATTTTATGAATTTTTAAGGGTAGTATTTTTGAAATGTATTCAAGTGATTCATCATAATCTATTGAAACAAGATTTCTCTGTTTTTGATATAGATCATTAATTAAATTATACACACATCTCTCTAATGTATATGATATTTAATTTATCATCTTGATTTGTTTTTTTGTTCTCTAAACTATTTAGCCTCTTATATTCAATAATTTATAATGATTTCAGTAGGTGTTGACATAGAAAAAATCAATAGATTTGAATCATTATTACCTGAATCTTCATTTATAAAAAAAATTTTCTCTCCTGAGGAAATTAAATACTGTTTTTCAAAAAAACACCCTGCAGAAACTTTAGCAGCAAAATTTGCAGGAAAAGAAGCTATTATTAAAGCATTAAATGGTTTAAACTATAAATCTAATTCTTATCATGAAATAGAGATTTTAAATAAAAATGATAATTCTCCTTATGTGAACTTGAAAAATTTTTTAAATTATCATATATCGATTAGTTTATCTCATTCTGATCAATATGCTATTGCATTTGTTTTAATTTTTAATAAATAAGATTCTAACTAGAGCTTGGAAATAAATTCAATAAATTTGTCTGTAGAATTATTTATGTGTGAAACATATTGTTTTAAAAATTTTTTTTGTTTTGCAAGTAAACTTTTTTCAAAATCTTTATCCTTTAGAATTTTTTCAATACTTTCATCTAATTCATTAATAGTTGAAACATGACATCCATTTTTTTCAAAAACAATTGGAGTTCCATAATATTCTTCTTTAATTCTAACTGAAATTACTGGTTTTTCAAATAATGTTCCTTCTAAAATAGTTGTAGAAAAATCTGTAACTATCATTAATCTACAATTATTAATCAATTCGTGAATATTGCCATCTTTTACAATACGTGCTTTTGGCATAGTCTTGGAAATACTCTTTCCTACATCTCTTTCTGACGGAGCAGGATGCAGTTTTACTACTAACTCTAAATTTAATTTTTTGATTATTTTTGCAATTTCTTCTATTGTTTTTTCATAATTTAATATCTTTTTTGCTGAATAGTCAAAAATTTGATTATTAGTTAACCAAGAAGTTGTTAATAAAACATATTCCTTATTTTTACACTTAGAAAGGTTATCAAATACTGGATTTCCAACTTCGATAATTTTATTTTCATTAATTCCGTTTTCAGATGAAATCTTTCTAACAATATTACCCCATACACATATGTAATCTGATTTAATGGGCCATACGCCATCAAATTTTTTTAAATTTAATGTCTCTCTACTTTCTGGTCCCATTCCGTGTTGTAACAAAATTATTGGAATTCCTTGTTTTTTGGCCAATTCTATTACAATTTGTTCGTTAAATCCTGATTCAGATAAAATAACCATTGAAGAAAACTGATATTTTTCAAATATTTGTTTTGCATAATCAATTTCAGTAATTGCTTCAGGAATTCGTTTTTTACTCAAGTTGATGAGTTTGGGTTTTAATTCATCCCAAAAATTTATAGAATCTATTTCAAATAATTTTTTTAATTCACCTGAATTTTCAATTAAATTAATTATTTGTGAAACTTCAAAATCATTTTTTCTATATTTTTTGAAATTATTTTCTGATATGTAACTGCATTTTGAATCTTTTAAAATATTAATTGATTTTTTATTGATAAAAATTGGTCTTCTTCGATTGTATAAAATAAAATTAAATTTTTTTTGTGGATGTAAAAATAAATTTTGAAATTTGTTTAAATCAAATTCAACAAATAGTACTGACTTATTATTTTTTGAAATCCTTTTATCTACATCTAAAATCTTTTTCATAAAATTTTCTGAAAAATTTTTGATTTGTTTAATATTTTTTCTACTTAAATTAATTTTTAGATTCTGATTCCATATTTTTTTTGTTATGGGCAGTGAGTCGTATAAAAAATCTGAATTTTCTAATGATTCTGGATTTATACATTCAAAATCACTTGTGTGTTTTTTAATTATACTGATAAGATTTTTAGACGTAAAAATTTTATAGTTTTTATATTCTTTACATATGTAATATATCTCAAACAATTTTTTTAAGAAAGGAATCATAAATGCATGAAATTCTATGTAGAATAAACCCCCTAAGTTAATACTATTGTATGTAATTTTTTCTGAAATTTCTGGTGTATTGTACCATTTTGCAATTTTATATGACTCTTTTTGAATTTTTATCAATAATTTTTGATCTAAAAAATCATCTGAGATAAAATGTTCGATTTTTTCATCATTCAATTTTTTATGAATTTCGTAATCAACTGTAATGATTTTGGAATTAGACAATTCCAAATTTTTTATTTTGGAAATTTCTATTGAATTATCTATTATGATGATTTGATTAATGCTCAATATTCTTCACTTTTTATTTTCTTAATATCTAATAATGAATTTATCTTCATGTTTATAATGTAGTTGAAATAGTTCCATGTATGATTGCATGGAATATAGATTCTTTGAAGAGGTAAGATATGTCCAAAAAAGTTCAAATCCTTGACACTACATTACGAGATGGCAGTTATTCTGTGAATTTTTCATTTACTAGTTCTGATACATCTATAATCTGTTCTAAATTGGAAAAATCTGGAATTAAATTAATTGAAGTTGGTCATGGACTTGGGTTTAATGCTTCTAACTCTGGTTATGGAAAATCTACACAATCTGATGAAGAATATATGATTGCTGCAAAAGAGTCTTTATCAAAATCAATGTATGGAATGTTTTGTATTCCTGGAATTGCTAAACTATCTGATTTAGAACTTGCTAAAAAACATGGTATGGGATTTATTCGAGTAGGTACCGATGTTACCAAAGTACATCAATCTGAAAAATTTATCAAAAAAGCAAAAAATCTTGGATTTTTTGTGGCCTCAAATTTTATGAAATCTTATGTAATGCCACCTGATAAATTTGCATCAATTGTTAAACAATCTGAAGAATTTGGAACTGATATGGTGTATATTGTGGATTCTGCTGGAGGTATGTTTTCTTCAGATTTGTTAGAATATTATAATTCAATAAGAAACGTATCTGAAATTCCACTTGGTTTTCATGGTCATGATAATTTAGGTATGGCAATTTCAAACAGTCTGTATGCTGCTGATTTAGGTATGGAATACATAGATTCTTCTCTTCAGGGAATTGGAAGAAGTTCTGGAAATGCTTGTACTGAAGTTTTAGTTATGGCATTGAAGAAAAAAGGATTCAAGATAGATGTTGATTTTCATAGTCTCTTTGAAGCAGGACAAGAATGTGTTTACCCATTAATCAATAATTCTAATAAATTACCCCTTGATATTGTTTCAGGTTATGCTGATTTTCATTCAAGTTATATGCATCATATAATGAAATATTCTTCCAAGTTTAA
This genomic interval carries:
- a CDS encoding DUF5989 family protein, which translates into the protein MSRLSVIKEIFQLYVKKRKFYMFPIIVLLIVLIGITSLAQSGLVAFIYPI
- a CDS encoding N-acetylneuraminate synthase family protein is translated as MITMKSFSALDRVFVIAEAGSNWKCGDYSDDLEQAKKLIETAAKAGADAVKFQTYKPETIYVSDAGNSDYLEKYGIKENINEIFEHLSMPYEMIPELKKYCDEKNIQFMSTPFSVQDAKEVDKFTEIHKVASFEINHIRLLEFLAKTQKPIIVSTGASTFKEIDFAINLIRKNGNDNIALMQCTSKYPCPIDSLNLKTISTMGQKYKIPVGLSDHSLDPIIGPITAISLGAKFIEKHFTLDKNLPGPDHPFALNPDELELMITSIRNTEKALGTGIKEILPVEDELRKFAKRSIQAIQDIKKGDLLIEGQNFEILRPGNRLRGMDPLYLDTISGKKSKKDVQKGDGIIDVE
- a CDS encoding DegT/DnrJ/EryC1/StrS family aminotransferase, yielding MKKRIKLFDPIIGTKEEIAINKVLKSGYWASGSGVGNVQKFEKKFNEYIGSNSCVTVNNGTSALQLAVSLFDVKNSEIIMPSLSFVSTAHSALYNNAKPVFVDVDPKTLCIDVEKIKKHITRKTKVIIPVHFGGFPADLDKIRKICKENQINLVEDAAHAAGAKYKEKKIGTVSEAICFSFHPVKNLAMPNGGAITLNGKKNKVNSNLIKIKRWCGISNRHNSQYDITELGWNAYLNEFSAVIGLEQLKKLDKMNKIRKKIAKQYSTEINLEEKMPFSQDCSYHFFWIQVDNREKFMKKLFEKGIEIGTHYSPIHKMKFYKNKVKLPITESVASKIVTLPIHPNLSENDVDKIIQNVNKFSN
- a CDS encoding N-acetyltransferase, which encodes MTIILKLVDEKDIRFLYQLLKLRKPLENISHKNMPSYNEHTKFVKSKPYQKWYIIFENKKKIGSTYISKQDEISMHFLPKFDSNKNMNHVLELILEKHPKSRYLANTNYKNKSLITFYKNNGFKLIQYTFELVKEKNLK
- a CDS encoding formyltransferase family protein — its product is MIDIVCFLSRPHGFAVLEKLIKIKKFNILKLYTHSLNPKSQDPNRSIRTDFKLFQQICEQNNIDLESIDSKESEITSFPNCDYIIEVSWRYLIPTKILSLARKDAFGIHRGKLPDYAGAEPIKQALLKNDNKIILSAHYLANKIDMGNVIDTVEHDVNYDKSKSFEENIQRLRDEITPFFPQLAISAINVLEEKNSD
- a CDS encoding cytidylyltransferase domain-containing protein; protein product: MKFCNVGIIIQARTGSDRFPKKVLASIEKKPMIWHIVNRCKKVKNIDKIILATTTLKEDYPLISLAKKNKIEYFRGSKNDVLDRFYQCSTSNNLDIIIRITGDCPLVDPKLIDQFLDFFSHKKYDYVSNTINPTYPDGLDIEIFSFKALKKAWNMSKKKSNREHVTTFIKHHPEKFKIKNFENNTNLSNYRLTVDHKNDLKLIRKIYKEFRPNIKFSTKSVISLLNKNPELFKINQNISRNEGYEKSLLNDN
- a CDS encoding Gfo/Idh/MocA family protein → MNDFSKKIKKLTVVVIGCGSIGERHIYNLKNFGVNSLHIVDFDKNKVKKLEAKYNVKGHFSTDKSLSVNPDLSIICTDPASHITLAEKCLKKSSHIFIEKPISHDPNKVKLLLKNADSKKLKIFVGYNFRYNSGLNELKNILKKQNKSPYLISSNFGHHIKYWHPNSNFKNHYILKKNNGIILDDSHEYDLIKWLLEDKVESVYCQSIKTPKLSKYSESLASIVLKFKKGTIANLTLDFLRPSYQRNCKILFEDKEFNWDFNIKKKNKNYQNIANITITSQKLDTQRKIQKISEKVNEMYQKEMYDFISSIIKDTKPTIDGWDALETLKIGNAALESAKKGKVQYIRY
- a CDS encoding DUF4910 domain-containing protein, yielding MYNLINDLYQKQRNLVSIDYDESLEYISKILPLKIHKIPSGTKCWTWEVPLAWEVKEAFIENNGGKIIDVKDHPLHLASYSTPIDKIISKEELMKHLSSNKERPNAIPFDYKYYQNDWGFCVQFNKLKDFTEKNYHVVINSEFKEGELKIGELFVKGELKETIVLVAHLCHPAMANDDLSGVSVLVDIGKNLLEKNNLKYSYRILFLPETIGSIAYLSQNEELISDMKFGLFLEMLGNDNFHSLQFSRQKNTEIDKIAENVIKHNQKEFKTGDFREIISNDEMVFNGPGVNIPMISISRWPYPEYHTSDDNISIIKKENLEESKKLVLKILEALENNYTPIRKFKGPPHLSKYGLWVDWRDDLELNKMLEKIFLEFEGDNSIVEIAEKLNLDFFVLLDYVNKFLQAKLVEKK
- the acpS gene encoding holo-ACP synthase: MISVGVDIEKINRFESLLPESSFIKKIFSPEEIKYCFSKKHPAETLAAKFAGKEAIIKALNGLNYKSNSYHEIEILNKNDNSPYVNLKNFLNYHISISLSHSDQYAIAFVLIFNK
- a CDS encoding UDP-N-acetylglucosamine 2-epimerase codes for the protein MSINQIIIIDNSIEISKIKNLELSNSKIITVDYEIHKKLNDEKIEHFISDDFLDQKLLIKIQKESYKIAKWYNTPEISEKITYNSINLGGLFYIEFHAFMIPFLKKLFEIYYICKEYKNYKIFTSKNLISIIKKHTSDFECINPESLENSDFLYDSLPITKKIWNQNLKINLSRKNIKQIKNFSENFMKKILDVDKRISKNNKSVLFVEFDLNKFQNLFLHPQKKFNFILYNRRRPIFINKKSINILKDSKCSYISENNFKKYRKNDFEVSQIINLIENSGELKKLFEIDSINFWDELKPKLINLSKKRIPEAITEIDYAKQIFEKYQFSSMVILSESGFNEQIVIELAKKQGIPIILLQHGMGPESRETLNLKKFDGVWPIKSDYICVWGNIVRKISSENGINENKIIEVGNPVFDNLSKCKNKEYVLLTTSWLTNNQIFDYSAKKILNYEKTIEEIAKIIKKLNLELVVKLHPAPSERDVGKSISKTMPKARIVKDGNIHELINNCRLMIVTDFSTTILEGTLFEKPVISVRIKEEYYGTPIVFEKNGCHVSTINELDESIEKILKDKDFEKSLLAKQKKFLKQYVSHINNSTDKFIEFISKL
- a CDS encoding 4-hydroxy-2-oxovalerate aldolase, whose amino-acid sequence is MSKKVQILDTTLRDGSYSVNFSFTSSDTSIICSKLEKSGIKLIEVGHGLGFNASNSGYGKSTQSDEEYMIAAKESLSKSMYGMFCIPGIAKLSDLELAKKHGMGFIRVGTDVTKVHQSEKFIKKAKNLGFFVASNFMKSYVMPPDKFASIVKQSEEFGTDMVYIVDSAGGMFSSDLLEYYNSIRNVSEIPLGFHGHDNLGMAISNSLYAADLGMEYIDSSLQGIGRSSGNACTEVLVMALKKKGFKIDVDFHSLFEAGQECVYPLINNSNKLPLDIVSGYADFHSSYMHHIMKYSSKFKVDPLLLIIEYSKINKIDIDEKKLEQIAKKLKRKQDIYTAKYRFNRYVGREQDN